Proteins from a single region of Thermococcus sp. CX2:
- a CDS encoding glycine zipper domain-containing protein, which translates to MKPFFSRFFKKREDEEEEEKKKSHRRERRNRLAGALILMILLAGIIAEPVAAFSFPTPQWGWWNELKSNVLGGAVGALAGAKVGASIGAMVGGPVGALVGAGIGALVGYIAGAHIEQSIKDEVGSYIPDLAKTLFGIPDNGGVPSVNFQTTKNVTKEEFENNLPMLNALAQNLTEQADQVAYQDMQILLAKLKSDIIDYDYQEGGDSGEFANVHLKGPESIYGFSAFPIEFQLSPRGNTQVKDPICITNVKIYAKDTTTGDIFWTRTWSYQPGYLCGEEGTVWTFDTILKGYDPNIALVQKVLSGQATEEDIQRLFGSKPNEFEIIVEVQGYREIYYLGAGGEWIFDHTENIDATWSSLSAYRHIGGGTYPLSGFKGTLPIHFKDAPEASEYTRYLVTVAGSSSNLVPVVYANPLHILNATSTYKFIVRGNPGYFNPLNPQIIDDARIVVYRVLKNGNWELAAAVPLEGMTSLGDISQVGKILQASVTYHADSETVAYRVFLGVLADVVRDDNTTIPVWILVEPAIATVDPTRDVVMDEYITEIGDIVGDNVITAAEAEKLTSMAQAMIDSLKTKIHTAEVWKAKGEAENKEDVVNYAQKAIDHYNEAIKYAEKPKDVDDTSTLLRYAEIVKEEEAIGDYYLQAAQEAYYGQTEQAKALESNAKSLEELVDEYKGGLSTFLPDLSDWKSVLWFVLKIVIAIAGIYLAKKLFGTVGALIAAGLAFVFLVGPMFGIYL; encoded by the coding sequence ATGAAGCCCTTCTTTTCTAGATTTTTCAAGAAGCGCGAGGATGAGGAAGAGGAGGAGAAAAAGAAGTCACACAGGCGGGAGCGGAGAAATCGCTTGGCTGGAGCCCTCATACTCATGATACTCCTTGCTGGCATCATTGCAGAGCCGGTAGCAGCGTTTTCGTTTCCAACGCCGCAGTGGGGTTGGTGGAATGAGCTGAAATCAAATGTCCTCGGCGGTGCAGTAGGCGCTCTGGCTGGAGCAAAAGTCGGAGCCTCAATAGGTGCAATGGTCGGTGGCCCCGTTGGTGCCTTGGTAGGTGCCGGAATTGGAGCGCTGGTAGGATATATTGCAGGCGCTCATATTGAACAGAGTATCAAAGACGAAGTAGGATCGTACATTCCGGATTTAGCAAAAACACTCTTTGGAATTCCTGACAATGGAGGGGTGCCCTCTGTCAACTTCCAGACGACAAAGAACGTGACGAAGGAAGAATTTGAGAACAACCTACCAATGCTCAACGCTCTTGCTCAGAATCTGACAGAGCAGGCTGATCAAGTTGCGTATCAGGACATGCAAATCCTGCTTGCCAAGCTGAAGAGCGACATCATAGATTATGACTACCAGGAAGGTGGAGATTCTGGCGAGTTCGCCAACGTTCACCTCAAGGGGCCTGAGAGCATCTACGGCTTTTCGGCCTTCCCGATTGAGTTCCAGCTGAGCCCCCGCGGAAACACGCAGGTGAAAGACCCGATCTGTATCACAAACGTCAAAATCTATGCCAAGGACACCACGACTGGCGATATCTTTTGGACGAGAACCTGGAGCTACCAGCCTGGCTACCTCTGTGGGGAAGAAGGAACAGTCTGGACTTTTGATACAATCCTCAAGGGCTACGACCCAAACATCGCGCTCGTTCAGAAAGTACTCTCTGGCCAAGCTACCGAAGAGGACATTCAGCGGCTCTTTGGATCCAAGCCCAACGAGTTTGAGATTATCGTCGAAGTCCAAGGCTATCGTGAGATATACTATCTCGGAGCCGGTGGCGAGTGGATCTTTGACCACACCGAGAACATAGACGCGACTTGGAGCTCTCTAAGCGCCTACCGCCACATTGGTGGTGGAACCTACCCGCTTTCAGGCTTCAAAGGTACGCTTCCGATCCACTTCAAGGATGCTCCCGAAGCTAGTGAGTACACCAGGTACTTGGTCACCGTCGCCGGTTCAAGCTCAAATCTCGTTCCAGTAGTTTACGCGAACCCACTCCACATTCTGAACGCCACCAGTACGTATAAGTTCATCGTTCGTGGCAATCCTGGCTACTTTAACCCACTGAACCCACAGATAATCGATGATGCAAGAATCGTCGTCTACCGCGTGCTCAAGAACGGAAATTGGGAGCTTGCCGCAGCTGTCCCACTCGAGGGAATGACCTCGCTCGGCGATATTTCACAAGTCGGAAAGATCTTGCAGGCATCAGTCACATACCACGCCGACAGCGAAACCGTCGCCTACCGCGTCTTCCTCGGAGTTCTAGCCGATGTGGTGAGAGATGACAACACCACAATTCCAGTCTGGATACTCGTCGAGCCGGCCATCGCGACCGTTGACCCGACCAGAGACGTCGTTATGGACGAGTACATCACCGAAATCGGCGACATTGTCGGAGACAACGTCATCACCGCAGCCGAGGCTGAAAAGCTCACCAGCATGGCGCAGGCTATGATAGACTCACTCAAGACCAAGATCCACACCGCAGAAGTCTGGAAGGCGAAAGGCGAAGCTGAGAACAAAGAAGACGTCGTCAACTACGCGCAGAAGGCCATCGACCATTACAACGAGGCTATCAAGTACGCCGAGAAGCCGAAGGACGTCGACGACACCAGCACACTCCTCCGCTATGCTGAGATCGTCAAGGAAGAGGAAGCGATAGGTGACTACTACCTCCAGGCGGCACAGGAGGCCTATTACGGGCAGACCGAGCAGGCCAAGGCCCTCGAGAGCAACGCCAAGAGCCTCGAGGAGCTCGTTGATGAGTATAAAGGTGGACTTAGCACCTTCTTGCCAGACCTGAGCGACTGGAAGAGTGTGCTCTGGTTTGTTCTCAAGATAGTCATCGCCATTGCGGGAATCTACCTCGCCAAGAAGCTGTTTGGAACGGTTGGAGCACTCATCGCGGCCGGCCTTGCCTTCGTATTCCTGGTTGGCCCGATGTTCGGAATATACCTCTGA
- a CDS encoding carboxypeptidase-like regulatory domain-containing protein: MKLKEKTVTIGGTSFTVRYYADFTETSVIIYSDYEYGLFVTDTETTTMLESLKNQISSVLMGQKGLAITHQGLYTDMEVQGNYVNIKFFDDGTNDHGYPTTGTVHTLDFIFFNSWSDGDDGTVQPWGKIEKDGIQLWYAAYKTPETSSHIYRESGLFIGAGDYAVTVDGNYPYSGICVMVVYTSDQPEGVQSYELSKPYLVTFHFKDALTGQSLSGVTVKEGNSVLGTFNDSNTLALIVGNHTLTFEKTGYWSVTKTIDVQDDMIVSVELYPSSAAFRFENFPTDITIPENTIYELTFTLSPIDTSATYNTYLSLSGLSDIIEVRKAGSLVSPENGKYYLGDISSPVQVSIKFKAGAVGTHGFTLTLTSNDAIMSKTYTTTKTVTYTVEPLPFSVQMPSEWQVGTNELRISESSGQSYLITAVLKDSQGNEVWSDSYAFSPYEAHTFQINVPAEGSYTLELTWNGQTAVYDITVNPAITLVTKTFTVSEGGEGVITLHFKNPSSSVQYYTIKVSGGFLPVEINQSISVAPLTEKDVSIAFAVPEDLTYDAYELQVQVLQGDAVVFSDKVAVSIGDSGGFTLFGGGSSGSTWLWIAGGLLVVGLGVWALRRR, translated from the coding sequence TTGAAATTGAAAGAAAAGACAGTAACGATTGGAGGCACAAGCTTTACAGTGAGATACTACGCTGATTTCACAGAGACGAGCGTTATTATCTACTCTGACTACGAATATGGACTTTTTGTAACTGACACAGAGACAACAACAATGCTTGAGAGCCTCAAAAATCAGATATCCTCAGTCCTGATGGGTCAAAAAGGTTTGGCGATAACTCATCAAGGACTTTATACTGACATGGAGGTTCAGGGTAATTATGTTAATATCAAGTTCTTTGATGATGGAACTAATGATCATGGGTATCCCACGACTGGCACAGTTCACACATTAGACTTTATCTTCTTTAACTCATGGTCAGACGGTGACGATGGCACAGTTCAGCCGTGGGGCAAGATCGAGAAGGACGGCATACAGTTGTGGTATGCGGCATATAAGACTCCTGAAACGAGTAGCCATATCTACAGAGAGTCTGGTCTATTCATTGGGGCTGGAGATTATGCTGTGACGGTCGATGGAAATTATCCATACAGCGGTATTTGTGTTATGGTGGTCTATACTTCAGACCAGCCGGAAGGGGTACAGAGTTACGAACTTTCTAAGCCCTATCTGGTGACTTTTCACTTCAAGGATGCTTTGACGGGTCAGAGCCTTTCAGGAGTGACTGTGAAAGAAGGCAACTCTGTTTTGGGCACTTTTAATGACAGTAACACACTCGCGCTGATAGTTGGCAATCACACGCTGACCTTCGAGAAAACGGGTTACTGGAGCGTCACCAAAACCATTGATGTCCAGGATGACATGATCGTTTCAGTCGAACTCTACCCCTCCAGTGCGGCCTTCCGCTTTGAGAACTTCCCCACTGACATCACGATTCCCGAGAACACGATTTACGAGCTCACCTTCACCCTGAGTCCGATTGATACTTCCGCGACCTACAACACTTACCTCTCATTAAGCGGCCTCTCTGACATCATAGAAGTCAGAAAAGCCGGCTCTCTCGTCAGTCCTGAGAACGGGAAGTATTACCTCGGCGACATCTCCTCGCCCGTCCAGGTCAGCATCAAGTTCAAGGCCGGAGCGGTCGGCACTCACGGTTTCACTCTCACCCTCACCTCGAACGACGCCATTATGAGCAAGACCTACACGACGACGAAGACCGTCACCTACACTGTCGAGCCGCTCCCGTTCAGCGTCCAGATGCCAAGCGAGTGGCAGGTGGGCACGAACGAGCTTCGCATCTCGGAAAGCAGTGGGCAGAGCTACCTAATCACCGCGGTTCTCAAGGACAGCCAGGGCAACGAGGTCTGGTCTGACAGCTACGCCTTCTCGCCCTACGAGGCGCACACCTTCCAGATCAATGTTCCAGCTGAGGGCTCCTACACGCTCGAACTCACCTGGAACGGCCAGACGGCAGTCTATGACATCACCGTGAACCCTGCCATTACCCTCGTTACCAAGACCTTTACCGTCTCCGAGGGCGGCGAGGGAGTCATCACGCTCCACTTCAAGAACCCGAGCTCCAGCGTGCAGTACTACACCATCAAAGTGAGTGGCGGCTTCTTGCCGGTCGAGATAAACCAGAGCATCAGCGTTGCTCCATTGACTGAAAAGGACGTTTCAATAGCCTTCGCCGTGCCGGAAGACCTGACTTACGACGCCTACGAGCTCCAGGTGCAGGTTCTCCAGGGTGATGCAGTCGTCTTCAGCGATAAGGTTGCCGTAAGCATCGGAGATTCTGGAGGATTCACGCTCTTCGGCGGCGGTAGCAGTGGAAGCACCTGGCTCTGGATTGCCGGAGGGCTTCTCGTCGTGGGTCTTGGGGTTTGGGCACTGAGAAGGAGGTGA
- a CDS encoding ribbon-helix-helix protein, CopG family, whose protein sequence is MARPKLNDSGAFVWSVSIDKETHRMIKKLAKETGVNNQSAVVRMAIRELYKKIIG, encoded by the coding sequence ATGGCCCGTCCTAAGTTGAATGATTCTGGTGCTTTTGTCTGGTCTGTTAGCATCGATAAGGAGACGCATAGGATGATCAAGAAGCTCGCAAAGGAGACGGGAGTGAACAACCAGTCAGCAGTAGTTAGGATGGCAATTAGAGAGCTCTACAAGAAAATCATCGGATAA
- a CDS encoding integrase yields the protein MRLSIEEWPEKWEGWLWSRERDLNPRPADYELVIGFKTLNEVWSHEKKAFREWLSLKIGRERTVKDYYNALETMFKKYNVSFDKKSIKKTIDALENKKRYVYGLKNFLKFLAEREIINEDFSKMLQEAAKAKRSGVREEYLADNEIREAWKHVQQRREEAQLLFKLMVFSGIRLAQLIRLLETFEPSKLQFPLEGIARYPLKELSRGKKKGFWAYMPAELANELKRIRTKETTAWKWVRYGRVSASTIRKWHYTFLIRQGVPADIADFIQGREAETIGARHYLNKTLLADEWYSAVVDELKKVLERR from the coding sequence ATGAGGCTTTCAATTGAGGAATGGCCTGAGAAGTGGGAAGGATGGTTGTGGAGCCGGGAGCGGGATTTGAACCCGCGACCTGCGGATTACGAGCTTGTCATCGGGTTTAAAACGCTAAATGAAGTTTGGAGCCATGAGAAAAAGGCTTTCCGGGAATGGCTTTCACTTAAAATAGGCAGAGAGCGCACAGTGAAGGACTATTATAACGCGCTGGAGACGATGTTCAAGAAGTATAACGTGAGCTTCGATAAGAAGAGCATCAAAAAGACTATTGACGCACTTGAGAACAAAAAGCGGTACGTCTATGGGCTGAAGAACTTTCTAAAATTCCTCGCAGAGCGAGAAATCATCAATGAAGACTTCTCAAAAATGCTTCAGGAGGCAGCTAAAGCAAAGCGCAGCGGTGTTCGCGAGGAGTATCTCGCTGATAACGAAATCAGAGAAGCATGGAAGCATGTTCAACAGAGGAGGGAGGAAGCGCAGCTTCTTTTCAAGCTAATGGTCTTCTCTGGCATTCGGCTTGCTCAACTAATTCGCCTGCTAGAGACGTTTGAGCCTTCAAAACTGCAGTTTCCTCTGGAAGGAATAGCCAGATATCCTCTCAAGGAGCTTTCAAGGGGCAAGAAAAAGGGCTTTTGGGCATACATGCCCGCGGAGCTGGCAAATGAGCTCAAAAGAATCCGCACAAAAGAGACAACAGCATGGAAATGGGTTCGTTATGGCCGCGTTTCTGCTAGCACCATCAGGAAATGGCACTATACCTTCCTCATAAGGCAAGGAGTTCCAGCCGACATTGCCGATTTCATCCAGGGCCGTGAGGCTGAGACCATTGGAGCGCGACACTACCTGAATAAGACTCTCCTCGCAGATGAGTGGTATTCTGCGGTTGTGGATGAGTTGAAGAAGGTGTTGGAGAGGAGGTGA
- a CDS encoding DMT family transporter, with product MEQESLGTLLAMIGMLIYGLEPVVIKSNPSNPVSFATFSALTASLILWGSLLWSGRWREIKDNRKGLKGAFFIGLFGTALAYLAYSYGVRLSTAINASLITRSEVLFSFFLSWVFLGERITRNLVSYSAVILAGLVLVITQGGSMELHFGDFLLLLVPLFWQLGHVISKKLSYSPITIAALRNTFGFLILLPFAVATGLELSKFVLAEGLIIALGQIVWYKAIKLINLSKATAIITPAPAVAIGIGVFLGESFTPYHALGFLLITLGTLGAVRVKSELRT from the coding sequence ATGGAGCAGGAATCCCTCGGGACACTCCTCGCAATGATTGGAATGCTCATTTACGGCCTCGAACCAGTGGTAATAAAATCAAACCCCTCGAACCCGGTTAGCTTTGCCACGTTCTCTGCTCTTACAGCGTCTTTAATTCTGTGGGGAAGCCTCCTCTGGAGCGGAAGATGGCGGGAGATTAAGGATAACCGGAAGGGGCTGAAGGGTGCCTTTTTTATAGGGCTTTTTGGAACGGCACTAGCTTATTTGGCCTATTCCTATGGAGTGCGGCTGAGCACCGCCATAAACGCTTCCCTTATTACCAGGAGTGAAGTTCTTTTCTCGTTCTTCCTTTCGTGGGTTTTCCTTGGAGAACGAATAACCAGAAATCTTGTCTCATATTCTGCGGTTATCCTAGCCGGCTTGGTTCTTGTAATCACCCAGGGCGGTTCCATGGAGCTTCATTTTGGGGATTTCCTTCTCCTGCTGGTTCCCCTTTTCTGGCAACTTGGTCATGTTATATCTAAAAAGCTTTCATACAGCCCCATAACTATAGCAGCCCTCAGGAATACGTTTGGTTTCTTAATCCTGCTTCCCTTCGCGGTTGCGACGGGTCTTGAGCTCTCAAAGTTCGTCCTTGCTGAGGGCTTGATAATAGCTCTCGGCCAGATTGTCTGGTACAAGGCGATAAAGCTCATCAACCTCTCTAAGGCGACGGCTATAATAACTCCAGCCCCTGCGGTCGCGATAGGAATCGGTGTGTTCTTGGGGGAGAGCTTTACTCCCTACCACGCCCTCGGCTTCCTCCTGATAACCCTCGGAACCCTTGGGGCGGTTAGGGTAAAGAGCGAGCTCAGAACTTGA
- a CDS encoding glycosyltransferase family 2 protein, which yields MLEGKRITVIIPAYNEEKRILNVLSKIPEFVDEIIVVDDGSGDNTYGVAGEYSKTDSRVKAFRLEKNCGKGCAMREGVNHASGDVIVFMDADGQHRPEEIVKLVEPIVNDGADFVIGARKFEVQGKRPLHRRLSNIITTRLIRLKLRQYVYDTQSGFRAIRREFVPEIESDRYEVETEVLIKAAKAGARIKEVPVSMIYGVETGHFRLEDVFRFLWALLKF from the coding sequence ATGCTGGAAGGCAAGAGGATAACGGTGATAATCCCAGCATACAACGAGGAAAAGAGGATACTAAACGTTCTCAGCAAAATTCCGGAGTTCGTTGACGAGATCATAGTGGTGGACGACGGTAGCGGGGACAACACCTACGGAGTTGCCGGGGAATACTCCAAGACTGACTCCAGAGTGAAGGCCTTCCGGCTGGAGAAGAACTGCGGCAAAGGCTGCGCAATGAGGGAAGGTGTCAATCACGCGAGCGGAGATGTAATTGTCTTCATGGACGCGGACGGCCAACACAGGCCAGAGGAAATCGTGAAGCTCGTTGAACCGATAGTCAACGATGGGGCGGATTTTGTCATCGGTGCAAGGAAATTCGAGGTTCAGGGAAAGAGACCGCTCCACAGGAGACTGAGCAACATAATCACCACCAGGCTTATACGCCTAAAGCTCAGACAGTACGTTTACGACACCCAGAGCGGCTTTAGGGCGATACGGAGGGAGTTCGTCCCAGAAATCGAAAGCGACCGCTATGAGGTCGAGACGGAGGTGCTGATAAAGGCCGCCAAGGCCGGGGCGAGGATTAAAGAAGTGCCCGTGAGCATGATATACGGCGTCGAAACAGGCCACTTCCGCCTCGAGGATGTTTTCCGCTTCCTCTGGGCACTGCTCAAGTTCTGA
- the panB gene encoding 3-methyl-2-oxobutanoate hydroxymethyltransferase: protein MREITPRTIMEMKGKEKIAMVTAYDYPSAFIADRAGMDIVFIGDSLGMVVYGEPSTLVVSMDQMVLHTRAVAKAVKRALVLADMPFGSYEVDVEEGIRNAIRLIQAGADAVKIEGGYDHKKLVKRLVRMGIPVMGHTGLTPQRYLRLGGYRLMGETEEEIEEILRDAKALEKAGAFAVVLEFTLADVAKLVTEEVSIPTIGIGAGPYVDGQVLVWHDLLGIYENVPPFVKKYADIGGMIRLALENYREEVKNGSFPAKEHYWEFLDKEEFKRKARKVLERLSEDD from the coding sequence ATGAGAGAGATAACTCCAAGGACGATTATGGAGATGAAAGGCAAAGAGAAAATCGCCATGGTCACCGCTTACGATTATCCTTCCGCGTTCATAGCAGACAGGGCGGGAATGGACATCGTATTCATCGGCGATTCTCTCGGCATGGTCGTTTACGGCGAACCAAGCACACTGGTCGTTTCTATGGATCAGATGGTTCTCCACACGAGGGCCGTTGCCAAAGCCGTCAAGCGGGCGCTCGTTCTGGCCGATATGCCCTTCGGGAGCTACGAGGTTGACGTTGAAGAAGGCATCAGGAATGCCATCAGGCTGATTCAGGCCGGTGCAGATGCCGTCAAGATAGAGGGCGGCTATGATCATAAAAAGCTCGTTAAGAGGCTCGTCCGCATGGGGATTCCAGTTATGGGGCACACCGGCTTAACTCCACAGCGCTACCTCAGATTGGGAGGCTATCGCCTGATGGGCGAAACCGAGGAGGAGATCGAGGAAATCCTGCGCGATGCCAAGGCCCTTGAAAAAGCCGGGGCATTTGCTGTCGTTCTGGAGTTCACGCTTGCTGATGTTGCCAAGCTTGTAACCGAGGAGGTTTCCATTCCGACCATCGGCATCGGGGCCGGGCCATACGTGGACGGACAGGTTCTGGTCTGGCACGACCTCCTTGGAATTTACGAGAACGTCCCACCCTTCGTCAAGAAGTACGCTGACATAGGTGGGATGATTCGCCTCGCCCTCGAGAACTACCGTGAAGAGGTCAAGAACGGCTCTTTCCCTGCAAAGGAGCACTACTGGGAGTTTCTCGATAAGGAGGAATTCAAGAGAAAAGCCAGGAAGGTCCTCGAAAGGTTAAGCGAGGATGATTGA
- a CDS encoding archease has translation MREWEHYEHTADIGIRGYGETLEEAFEAVALALFDVMVDVRKVEPKEVREIEVKAEDLEALLYMFLEELLVLHEMDGLVFGDFKVKIEKTEGGYRLRARAYGEPLDYVKHEPKEEVKAITYHDMRIEKLSDGRWMVQLVPDL, from the coding sequence ATGCGCGAGTGGGAGCACTACGAGCACACCGCGGACATTGGAATCCGCGGGTACGGTGAGACCCTTGAGGAGGCCTTTGAAGCTGTCGCGTTGGCGCTCTTCGATGTCATGGTTGATGTTAGGAAGGTCGAGCCGAAAGAAGTGAGAGAAATCGAGGTGAAGGCCGAGGACTTGGAGGCTCTACTCTACATGTTCCTCGAGGAGCTTTTGGTGCTTCACGAGATGGACGGCCTCGTCTTTGGGGACTTCAAGGTCAAAATCGAGAAGACAGAGGGGGGCTACAGGCTCAGGGCCAGGGCCTATGGTGAGCCCCTTGATTACGTGAAGCACGAGCCCAAGGAGGAAGTTAAGGCCATAACCTACCACGACATGAGGATTGAAAAACTGTCAGACGGGAGATGGATGGTCCAGCTCGTGCCCGATTTATGA
- a CDS encoding tRNA (cytosine(49)-C(5))-methyltransferase has translation MNARDEVRQANPEFYERYSQIEDTDEFWEFIVRPLRQSIRVNTLKAPFDYIVERLSERYELEPIPWVREGFFINVENLATVPEHSLGLIFGQEASSMIPPVVLDPKPGELVLDMAAAPGSKTGQIAQYMENEGCIIANDPKIERANVLIANLNRMGVLNTRVTTRDGAYFGRFENTFDRVLLDAPCSSVGMIRKKWRFLTEWSLRTVVRYMNIQKRLILAGYRALKPGGVMVYSTCTIDPLENEEVVDYLLRKTDARLEKIDLPVRTSEPVLEWEGRQYSEELRKALRIHPNDNDTEAFFIAKIVKPKDGGADE, from the coding sequence ATGAATGCCAGGGACGAGGTTAGGCAGGCCAACCCTGAGTTTTACGAGCGCTATTCTCAGATAGAGGACACCGACGAGTTCTGGGAGTTCATAGTAAGGCCCCTAAGGCAGAGCATCAGGGTGAACACGCTCAAGGCGCCCTTCGACTACATCGTGGAGCGCCTGAGCGAGCGCTACGAGCTTGAGCCGATTCCCTGGGTCAGAGAGGGCTTTTTCATCAACGTTGAGAACCTTGCCACGGTTCCCGAGCACAGCCTCGGTCTGATATTCGGCCAAGAGGCCAGCTCGATGATTCCGCCCGTTGTTCTTGATCCAAAGCCTGGAGAGCTCGTTCTCGACATGGCCGCCGCACCGGGAAGCAAGACCGGACAGATAGCCCAGTACATGGAGAATGAGGGCTGCATAATAGCCAACGACCCGAAGATAGAGAGGGCAAACGTCCTCATAGCGAACCTCAACAGGATGGGCGTTTTGAACACGCGTGTAACGACGCGCGATGGTGCCTACTTCGGTCGCTTTGAGAACACCTTCGACAGGGTTCTCCTCGATGCCCCCTGCTCAAGCGTGGGAATGATAAGGAAGAAGTGGCGCTTTCTGACGGAGTGGAGCCTTAGAACCGTCGTCCGCTACATGAACATACAAAAAAGACTTATCTTAGCCGGCTACCGCGCGCTGAAACCTGGGGGGGTTATGGTCTATTCAACATGCACCATTGACCCGCTGGAGAACGAGGAGGTCGTGGATTACCTCCTCAGAAAGACTGACGCAAGGCTGGAAAAGATAGACCTGCCAGTTAGAACGAGCGAGCCCGTTTTAGAGTGGGAGGGCAGGCAGTACTCGGAGGAACTCAGGAAGGCCCTCAGGATTCACCCCAACGACAACGACACCGAGGCGTTTTTCATAGCCAAGATAGTCAAGCCCAAGGACGGTGGTGCAGATGAGTGA
- a CDS encoding RtcB family protein: protein MVPLKKLDKIRWEIPKFDKRMRVPGRVYADDALIEKMRGDKTLEQAANVAMLPGIYRYSIVMPDGHQGYGFPIGGVAAFDVNEGVISPGGVGYDINCGVRLIRTNLSEKEVRPKIKELIDTLFKNVPSGLGSKGRVRLHWSQLDDVLADGAKWAVDNGYGWKEDLEHLEEGGGMDGADPEAVSQKAKQRGASQLGSLGSGNHFLEIQVVDKIYDEKIAKAYGLYEGQIVVMVHTGSRGLGHQVASDYLRIMEKANRKYNVPWPDRELVSVPFQTEEGQRYFSAMKAAANFAWANRQMITHWVRESFEEVFKQKAEDMEMSIVYDVAHNIAKVEEHEVDGKKVKVVVHRKGATRAFPAGHPDVPRAYRDVGQPVLIPGSMGTASYVLAGAEGSMKETFGSSCHGAGRLMSRHAATRQYRGDKLRNELFQRGIYIRAASMRVVAEEAPGAYKNVDNVVNVVHQAGIATLVARMRPLGVAKG from the coding sequence ATGGTTCCGCTGAAAAAGCTTGACAAGATAAGGTGGGAAATTCCAAAGTTCGATAAGAGAATGCGCGTTCCGGGTAGGGTCTACGCCGACGATGCGCTCATAGAGAAGATGAGGGGAGACAAAACCCTTGAGCAGGCTGCCAACGTTGCCATGCTGCCCGGAATTTACAGGTACTCCATCGTTATGCCCGACGGCCACCAGGGCTACGGTTTCCCAATCGGTGGCGTTGCCGCTTTTGACGTCAACGAGGGTGTTATAAGCCCCGGAGGTGTGGGCTACGACATCAACTGTGGCGTCAGGCTCATACGGACGAATTTGAGCGAAAAGGAAGTCCGTCCAAAGATTAAGGAGCTCATCGATACGCTCTTCAAGAATGTGCCTTCCGGATTGGGCAGCAAGGGAAGGGTCAGGCTCCACTGGAGCCAGCTCGATGATGTCCTGGCCGATGGCGCCAAGTGGGCCGTCGATAATGGCTACGGCTGGAAAGAGGATTTGGAGCACCTTGAAGAGGGCGGAGGAATGGATGGGGCCGACCCAGAGGCCGTCAGCCAGAAGGCGAAGCAGCGCGGTGCTTCTCAGCTCGGTTCCCTCGGCTCGGGTAACCACTTCCTTGAGATTCAGGTAGTTGATAAGATCTACGACGAGAAAATTGCCAAAGCCTATGGCCTCTACGAGGGACAGATCGTCGTCATGGTGCACACCGGTTCTCGCGGACTGGGCCACCAGGTAGCGAGCGATTACCTGAGGATAATGGAGAAGGCCAACAGGAAGTACAACGTGCCCTGGCCAGACCGTGAGCTGGTCAGCGTTCCGTTCCAGACGGAGGAAGGTCAGCGCTACTTCTCAGCTATGAAAGCCGCTGCAAACTTCGCCTGGGCCAACAGGCAGATGATAACCCACTGGGTCAGGGAGAGCTTCGAGGAGGTCTTCAAACAGAAAGCCGAGGACATGGAGATGAGCATCGTCTACGATGTGGCCCACAACATAGCGAAGGTCGAGGAGCACGAGGTCGATGGAAAGAAGGTCAAAGTTGTAGTCCACAGGAAGGGAGCTACCAGAGCTTTCCCGGCCGGACACCCGGACGTTCCGAGGGCATACAGAGACGTCGGCCAACCCGTGCTCATACCGGGTTCGATGGGAACGGCCAGCTACGTCCTGGCTGGGGCCGAGGGCTCGATGAAGGAAACCTTTGGTTCGAGCTGCCACGGAGCAGGTAGGCTCATGAGCAGGCACGCCGCGACCAGGCAGTACCGCGGCGACAAGCTGAGGAACGAGCTCTTCCAGAGGGGAATCTATATTAGAGCGGCCAGCATGCGCGTCGTTGCTGAGGAAGCCCCAGGAGCCTACAAGAACGTGGACAACGTCGTTAACGTTGTCCACCAGGCGGGAATAGCCACACTTGTTGCCAGGATGAGGCCGCTCGGAGTGGCCAAGGGCTGA